A genomic stretch from Candidatus Amarolinea dominans includes:
- a CDS encoding metal-dependent transcriptional regulator — translation MSEPARALLFAAVLMALASGLLWPQHGLISRWRQARRATTRVLTEDALKHLHWCAVNQQQPTIHSLAGVLQISENRTADLLTAMQNRNLLEVRPDGLQLTTAGMEYALHMVRAHRLWERYLADETGYQPLAWHELADQMEHRLTPAAANALAATLGNPTYDPHGDPIPSAEGDVLVNGSQPLTAMQPQQAVRIVHLEDEPAVVYAQLVAEGFYPGMEAQLLEMTPQRVRLWADGNEHILAPIVAANINVRPLEVALTAAVEPTLADLKPGEQGRVVRISARCRGAERRRFLDLGILPGTLIGAEMRSLSGDPTAYRIREALIALRREQAALIAISPAAEATL, via the coding sequence ATGTCTGAACCGGCGAGAGCCTTGTTGTTTGCCGCCGTTCTGATGGCGCTGGCGTCGGGCTTGTTGTGGCCGCAGCATGGTCTGATCAGCCGCTGGCGGCAGGCACGTCGCGCCACGACGCGCGTCTTGACCGAAGATGCCCTGAAGCATTTGCACTGGTGTGCAGTCAACCAGCAGCAGCCCACCATTCACAGCTTGGCGGGCGTCCTGCAAATCTCCGAAAACCGCACCGCCGACCTGTTGACGGCGATGCAGAATCGCAACCTGCTGGAGGTGCGGCCTGACGGCCTGCAGTTGACCACCGCCGGCATGGAGTACGCGCTGCACATGGTGCGCGCCCACCGTTTGTGGGAGCGCTATCTGGCCGATGAAACCGGCTACCAGCCGTTGGCCTGGCATGAGCTGGCCGACCAGATGGAACACCGCCTGACGCCGGCCGCGGCCAACGCGTTGGCCGCCACCCTCGGCAATCCAACCTACGACCCGCACGGCGATCCGATTCCGAGCGCCGAAGGTGATGTGCTGGTCAACGGCAGCCAACCGCTGACCGCGATGCAGCCGCAGCAGGCCGTGCGCATCGTACACCTGGAAGACGAACCGGCTGTGGTCTATGCGCAGTTGGTGGCCGAAGGCTTCTACCCCGGCATGGAGGCTCAACTTCTGGAAATGACGCCGCAGCGCGTGCGTCTGTGGGCCGACGGCAATGAGCACATCCTGGCGCCCATCGTGGCGGCCAACATCAATGTGCGGCCGCTGGAGGTGGCGCTGACTGCCGCGGTCGAACCAACCCTGGCCGATCTCAAGCCTGGCGAGCAGGGCCGCGTGGTGCGCATCTCCGCACGCTGCCGCGGGGCCGAACGCCGGCGCTTCCTTGACCTGGGCATCCTGCCCGGCACCTTGATCGGGGCCGAGATGCGCAGCCTGAGCGGCGATCCCACCGCGTATCGCATTCGTGAGGCGCTGATTGCGCTGCGTCGTGAACAGGCCGCGCTGATTGCCATCAGCCCGGCCGCGGAGGCCACACTATGA
- a CDS encoding 50S ribosome-binding GTPase, whose amino-acid sequence MSESSNYRPTPIPPIPAAHASCEACPVHNAANLLKLGVDMTNWDFVVALAGNPNVGKSTVFNALTGLRQHTGNWPGKTVTRAEGGFDYGGQRFKLVDLPGAYSLLATSLDEEVARDFILFGQPDVTLVVADASRLERNLNLVLQVLEITDRVVVCLNLIDEAQRHGVSVDARHLARRLGVPVVPTTARYGKGLQDLLQAMSEVATGRTVCRPHRITTEPAELKNAVDALVAQIHSLYPALPNARWVARRLLDGDERIIQALRRGELGDLTRTEAEAMTGNLQLRLEAA is encoded by the coding sequence ATGAGTGAATCGTCCAACTATCGCCCCACGCCCATCCCGCCCATCCCGGCCGCCCACGCCAGTTGTGAGGCGTGCCCTGTGCATAACGCGGCCAATCTGCTCAAACTGGGCGTGGACATGACCAATTGGGATTTCGTCGTCGCCCTGGCGGGCAATCCCAATGTGGGTAAAAGCACCGTTTTCAATGCCTTGACCGGCTTGCGTCAGCACACCGGCAACTGGCCTGGCAAAACCGTGACGCGCGCGGAGGGCGGCTTCGATTACGGCGGGCAACGCTTCAAGCTGGTAGACCTGCCCGGCGCCTATTCGCTGCTGGCCACGAGCCTGGATGAAGAAGTGGCGCGCGACTTTATCCTCTTTGGACAGCCGGACGTGACCCTGGTGGTCGCGGATGCCAGCCGCCTGGAGCGAAACCTGAACCTGGTGCTGCAAGTGCTGGAGATTACCGATCGGGTGGTGGTCTGCCTCAACCTGATAGATGAGGCGCAGCGGCACGGGGTCAGCGTGGACGCCCGTCACCTGGCGCGACGGCTGGGAGTGCCGGTGGTGCCCACGACTGCCCGTTATGGCAAGGGTCTGCAAGACCTGTTGCAGGCCATGAGTGAGGTGGCAACGGGACGCACCGTTTGCCGACCCCATCGCATCACAACCGAGCCTGCAGAGCTGAAAAATGCGGTGGACGCGCTCGTCGCGCAGATTCACAGCCTCTACCCGGCCCTGCCCAATGCACGTTGGGTGGCGAGGCGCCTGCTCGATGGCGATGAGCGCATCATCCAGGCCCTGCGTCGCGGTGAGTTGGGCGATTTGACCCGCACCGAGGCCGAAGCCATGACCGGTAACCTGCAATTACGCCTGGAGGCCGCATGA